A part of Crassostrea angulata isolate pt1a10 chromosome 5, ASM2561291v2, whole genome shotgun sequence genomic DNA contains:
- the LOC128185110 gene encoding uncharacterized protein LOC128185110: MTSSVKKQTSCTSVDTVNERAQALALLDAGLSVKDVAKQLCKSERWVTKWRRRREQNKQLTDQPRSGRPSKIVGVVKRKVENIKYKRGKSTRKCSKELKNSGFNVSHVTVFNYLRKVKKWKAFKRSRNQLLTKTQRQKRLKFARDHKHLTAEDWENYIFSDESSKYLFHVPNRQDDVVWGSQSDEVPDVSCVKSSAKVMIWGAMGVNGLSKLHIVPSGKTINAKYYVDKILQKELKPALNRQKNTGRIDERKLIQYLGHATFVQDGATPHTALVTRIGVKIIYQTLFRKKNGRAIPLI; the protein is encoded by the coding sequence atgacgAGTTCGGTGAAAAAGCAGACGTCTTGCACAAGTGTCGATACTGTCAACGAACGAGCCCAGGCTTTGGCTTTATTAGATGCAGGATTAAGTGTGAAGGATGTGGCTAAACAACTGTGTAAAAGTGAGCGATGGGTAACAAAGTGGAGACGCAGGCGAGAGCAAAATAAACAGCTCACCGACCAACCGAGATCGGGCCGACCGTCGAAGATAGTAGGCGTAGTAAAAAGGAAAGTCGAGAACATAAAATACAAAAGAGGAAAATCAACAAGAAAATGCAGCAAGGAACTCAAGAACTCGGGCTTTAATGTGAGTCATGTGactgtgtttaattatttacgaaaagtaaaaaaatggaAGGCATTTAAGCGATCAAGAAATCAGCTTCTGACGAAAACACAACGacaaaaaagattgaaatttgCTCGTGATCACAAACACTTGACAGCTGAAGACTGGGAGAACTACATCTTCAGTGACGaatcttcaaaatatttgtttcatgTTCCGAACCGACAAGACGATGTTGTGTGGGGGTCCCAGTCGGATGAGGTACCCGACGTCAGCTGCGTCAAGTCAAGCGCCAAAGTCATGATCTGGGGTGCAATGGGAGTAAACGGTTTGTCAAAGCTACACATTGTTCCATCCGGCAAAACTATAAATGCAAAATATTATGTGgataaaattcttcaaaaagAACTTAAACCTGCACTGAATCGACAAAAAAACACTGGCAGGATTGATGAACGAAAGTTGATTCAATATCTAGGACACGCTACGTTTGTTCAAGATGGTGCGACACCTCACACTGCCCTAGTAACACGAATTGGTGTAAAGATAATTTACCAAACTTTATTTCGAAAGAAGAATGGCCGGGCAATTCCCCTGATCTAA